From Phragmites australis chromosome 5, lpPhrAust1.1, whole genome shotgun sequence, a single genomic window includes:
- the LOC133918457 gene encoding uncharacterized protein LOC133918457 isoform X1 yields MVVVDSYVRRTSDYHHQNGRAGKLVWPAGATFTCFFGAEPLSRPMPAAAAMEAGSPCRPDGRTNAMEEKNRPEQRPASGEEKNRPARPGRASVERAGGWRASFAAVAGGATHRQGLEPSSRLDSPRHSGSHAPTARDRTAPGCGRSRVRAELLCHATHTRRQTITVTALTRVSSSLPASRLSLAWPPPSTSPSPTPTLCPPPRPMDPDAADLPCVIQALPAHSPSANTLPPPPLVQALPALHSPAKDPPFASAATPASSSRPPMRRPPPSLPPPAPSPPSPRRTRSGGAPEWTAAETLALVAEVAAVDDGWSRSVSAFQKWAMVAENLAASETFASGPTRRSERGNKRAAGECRRRWEALAAEYGAVRRWEVRTGGRYWEMGAAARRKAGLPAEFDAEVYGAMDALIRVEEALLADAAGGVGGGEDVEGLVGSGGGVEVREEDGGEVEVAEDEVQEDESAQEEEQEEEEEGEDGEEMQADVANADASNDLEGREMGTNSEPEKRQNNAWELANKLHENAQHIHTILQEEANEDAGQNHVPCGSMSPDAMETSRQKGDDLIKSLGGLVSYLNQFTELIMENGFESVAAMT; encoded by the exons ATGGTCGTCGTTGACAGCTACGTGCGTAGGACGAGTGACTACCACCATCAGAACGGTAGGGCAGGCAAACTTGTTTGGCCGGCCGGCGCGACGTTCACTTGCTTCTTTGGAGCCGAGCCACTGTCTCGTCCAATGCCTGCGGCGGCTGCCATGGAGGCCGGGAGCCCGTGCCGTCCGGACGGCAGAACAAACGCAATGGAAGAGAAGAACCGGCCGGAGCAGCGGCCAGCGAGTGGAGAAGAGAAGAACCGGCCCGCGCGACCGGGCCGTGCGTCGGTGGAACGGGCTGGCGGTTGGCGGGCCTCGTTTGCCGCGGTCGCAGGCGGGGCCACCCACAGGCAAGGCCTCGAGCCCTCGAGTCGACTGGACTCCCCTCGTCACTCAGGGAGCCACGCCCCGACGGCAAGGGACCGCACGGCGCCCGGCTGCGGCCGCAGCCGGGTGCGTGCTGAACTGCTGTGCCACGCCACTCACACTCGGCGACAAACCATAACAGTGACCGCACTCACTCGAGTCTCCAGCTCCCTCCCCGCTTCCCGCCTGTCGCTTGCCTGGCCGCCGCCCTCGACCTCACCGTCCCCAACCCCAACCCTCTGCCCCCCGCCCCGCCCCATGGATCCCGACGCCGCCGACCTGCCGTGCGTCATCCAGGCGCTCCCAGCCCACTCCCCATCCGCCAACACCCTCCCGCCCCCACCCCTAGTCCAGGCCCTCCCGGCCCTCCACTCCCCCGCCAAAGACCCGCCATTCGCATCCGCCGCcacccccgcctcctcctcccggccGCCCATGCGCCGCCCCCCGCCGTCCCTGCCTCCGCCTGCCCCGTCCCCACCGAGCCCGCGCCGCACCCGCTCGGGCGGCGCGCCCGAGTGGACGGCCGCCGAGACGCTCGCGCTCGTCGCCGAGGTCGCGGCCGTCGACGACGGCTGGTCCCGCTCCGTCTCCGCGTTCCAGAAGTGGGCCATGGTCGCCGAGAACCTCGCCGCCTCCGAGACCTTCGCCTCGGGCCCCACGCGGCGGAGTGAGCGGGGGAATAAGAGGGCGGCCGGTGAGTGCAGGCGGCGTTGGGAGGCACTGGCGGCGGAGTACGGGGCGGTGCGGCGGTGGGAGGTGCGCACGGGCGGGAGGTACTGGGAGATGGGCGCGGCCGCGCGGAGAAAGGCCGGGCTCCCGGCGGAGTTCGACGCCGAGGTGTACGGGGCCATGGACGCACTCATACGGGTCGAGGAGGCGTTGCTTGCGGATGCAGCTGGCGGTGTCGGGGGAGGGGAGGATGTGGAGGGCTTGGTtggtagcggcggcggcgttgaGGTCAGAGAAGAGGACGGGGGTGAGGTTGAAGTTGCAGAAGACGAGGTCCAGGAGGATGAATCAgcgcaggaggaggagcaagaggaggaagaagaaggcgaggATGGGGAGGAAATGCAGGCGGATGTTGCCAATGCTGATGCATCGAATGACTTGG AAGGCCGTGAGATGGGAACAAATAGTGAACCCGAGAAAAGGCAAAACAATGCATGGGAGCTGGCCAACAAGCTACATGAGAACGCGCAGCATATCCATACCATACTGCAAGAAGAAGCCAATGAAGATGCTGGCCAGAACCATGTTCCTTGTGGTTCGATGTCACCTGATGCCATGGAGACCTCCCGCCAAAAAGGCGACGATCTCATCAAATCGCTTGGCGGTCTTGTGAGCTACTTGAACCAATTCACCGAGCTGATAATGGAAAATGGGTTCGAGAGTGTTGCCGCTATGACCTGA
- the LOC133918457 gene encoding uncharacterized protein LOC133918457 isoform X2, with the protein MVVVDSYVRRTSDYHHQNGRAGKLVWPAGATFTCFFGAEPLSRPMPAAAAMEAGSPCRPDGRTNAMEEKNRPEQRPASGEEKNRPARPGRASVERAGGWRASFAAVAGGATHRQGLEPSSRLDSPRHSGSHAPTARDRTAPGCGRSRVRAELLCHATHTRRQTITVTALTRVSSSLPASRLSLAWPPPSTSPSPTPTLCPPPRPMDPDAADLPCVIQALPAHSPSANTLPPPPLVQALPALHSPAKDPPFASAATPASSSRPPMRRPPPSLPPPAPSPPSPRRTRSGGAPEWTAAETLALVAEVAAVDDGWSRSVSAFQKWAMVAENLAASETFASGPTRRSERGNKRAAGECRRRWEALAAEYGAVRRWEVRTGGRYWEMGAAARRKAGLPAEFDAEVYGAMDALIRVEEALLADAAGGVGGGEDVEGLVGSGGGVEVREEDGGEVEVAEDEVQEDESAQEEEQEEEEEGEDGEEMQADVANADASNDLGREMGTNSEPEKRQNNAWELANKLHENAQHIHTILQEEANEDAGQNHVPCGSMSPDAMETSRQKGDDLIKSLGGLVSYLNQFTELIMENGFESVAAMT; encoded by the exons ATGGTCGTCGTTGACAGCTACGTGCGTAGGACGAGTGACTACCACCATCAGAACGGTAGGGCAGGCAAACTTGTTTGGCCGGCCGGCGCGACGTTCACTTGCTTCTTTGGAGCCGAGCCACTGTCTCGTCCAATGCCTGCGGCGGCTGCCATGGAGGCCGGGAGCCCGTGCCGTCCGGACGGCAGAACAAACGCAATGGAAGAGAAGAACCGGCCGGAGCAGCGGCCAGCGAGTGGAGAAGAGAAGAACCGGCCCGCGCGACCGGGCCGTGCGTCGGTGGAACGGGCTGGCGGTTGGCGGGCCTCGTTTGCCGCGGTCGCAGGCGGGGCCACCCACAGGCAAGGCCTCGAGCCCTCGAGTCGACTGGACTCCCCTCGTCACTCAGGGAGCCACGCCCCGACGGCAAGGGACCGCACGGCGCCCGGCTGCGGCCGCAGCCGGGTGCGTGCTGAACTGCTGTGCCACGCCACTCACACTCGGCGACAAACCATAACAGTGACCGCACTCACTCGAGTCTCCAGCTCCCTCCCCGCTTCCCGCCTGTCGCTTGCCTGGCCGCCGCCCTCGACCTCACCGTCCCCAACCCCAACCCTCTGCCCCCCGCCCCGCCCCATGGATCCCGACGCCGCCGACCTGCCGTGCGTCATCCAGGCGCTCCCAGCCCACTCCCCATCCGCCAACACCCTCCCGCCCCCACCCCTAGTCCAGGCCCTCCCGGCCCTCCACTCCCCCGCCAAAGACCCGCCATTCGCATCCGCCGCcacccccgcctcctcctcccggccGCCCATGCGCCGCCCCCCGCCGTCCCTGCCTCCGCCTGCCCCGTCCCCACCGAGCCCGCGCCGCACCCGCTCGGGCGGCGCGCCCGAGTGGACGGCCGCCGAGACGCTCGCGCTCGTCGCCGAGGTCGCGGCCGTCGACGACGGCTGGTCCCGCTCCGTCTCCGCGTTCCAGAAGTGGGCCATGGTCGCCGAGAACCTCGCCGCCTCCGAGACCTTCGCCTCGGGCCCCACGCGGCGGAGTGAGCGGGGGAATAAGAGGGCGGCCGGTGAGTGCAGGCGGCGTTGGGAGGCACTGGCGGCGGAGTACGGGGCGGTGCGGCGGTGGGAGGTGCGCACGGGCGGGAGGTACTGGGAGATGGGCGCGGCCGCGCGGAGAAAGGCCGGGCTCCCGGCGGAGTTCGACGCCGAGGTGTACGGGGCCATGGACGCACTCATACGGGTCGAGGAGGCGTTGCTTGCGGATGCAGCTGGCGGTGTCGGGGGAGGGGAGGATGTGGAGGGCTTGGTtggtagcggcggcggcgttgaGGTCAGAGAAGAGGACGGGGGTGAGGTTGAAGTTGCAGAAGACGAGGTCCAGGAGGATGAATCAgcgcaggaggaggagcaagaggaggaagaagaaggcgaggATGGGGAGGAAATGCAGGCGGATGTTGCCAATGCTGATGCATCGAATGACTTGG GCCGTGAGATGGGAACAAATAGTGAACCCGAGAAAAGGCAAAACAATGCATGGGAGCTGGCCAACAAGCTACATGAGAACGCGCAGCATATCCATACCATACTGCAAGAAGAAGCCAATGAAGATGCTGGCCAGAACCATGTTCCTTGTGGTTCGATGTCACCTGATGCCATGGAGACCTCCCGCCAAAAAGGCGACGATCTCATCAAATCGCTTGGCGGTCTTGTGAGCTACTTGAACCAATTCACCGAGCTGATAATGGAAAATGGGTTCGAGAGTGTTGCCGCTATGACCTGA
- the LOC133918458 gene encoding pollen receptor-like kinase 4, which produces MARPRPTGHLRLASIVVVAVLLSPQGLCPVTPAAAQESGGTEADVLIAFRDTLHGSDGAPPGPLRSWGTPGPCRSNTSSWYGVSCHGNGTVQGLQLERLGLAGAAPDLGALGVLPGLRALSLSDNSLTGAFPNVSALAVLKMLYLSRNRLSGVIPDGTFGPMRGLRKLHLTGNDFSGPVPGSITSPRLLELSLANNRFDGPLPDFSQPELRFVDVSNNNLSGPIPEGLSRFNSSMFAGNKFLCGKPLDVACDNSGLPRSGMSTIMIIAIVLIILGVLLCAAGVATGVLGRRRTPRRAVAETLGSGDQTPSNPKLQTPPAVNIDQAACAGQPRAGAAAAAGGAAAAKRPRRDEHGRLVFIQEGRTRFEIEDLLRASAEVLGSGNFGSSYKATLCDGQAVVVKRFKDMNGVGREDFSEHMRRLGRLAHPNLLPLVAYLYKKEEKLLVTDYKINGSLAQVLHGNRGSILDWGKRLRIIKGAARGLAHLYDELPMLTVPHGHLKSSNVLLDGAFEAVLADYALVPVVTAQAAAQVMVAYEAPECIAAQGKPSKKSDVWSLGILILEVLTGKFPANYLRQGRQGTDLAGWVHSVVTEERTDEVFDKDITGARGAEADMVKLLQVGLGCCEADVDRRWDLKTVIARIDEIREPEPADGDSSLSLASDGEHRS; this is translated from the exons ATGGCGCGGCCGCGGCCGACCGGCCACCTCCGCCTCGCCAGtatcgtcgtcgtcgccgtcctctTGTCGCCGCAAGGGCTTTGTCCCGTGACGCCCGCCGCAGCCCAGGAGTCGGGCGGCACGGAGGCCGACGTGCTGATCGCGTTCCGGGACACGCTGCACGGGTCGGACGGCGCGCCGCCGGGCCCGCTGCGGAGCTGGGGTACCCCGGGCCCTTGCCGGAGCAACACCTCGTCGTGGTACGGTGTGTCGTGCCACGGCAACGGCACCGTGCAGGGGCTGCAGCTGGAGCGGCTCGGCCTGGCGGGCGCGGCCCCGGACCTGGGCGCGCTCGGCGTGCTCCCGGGCCTGCGCGCTCTCAGCCTCTCCGACAACTCGCTCACCGGCGCGTTCCCCAACGTGTCCGCGCTCGCCGTGCTCAAGATGCTCTACCTGTCGCGAAACCGGCTGTCCGGCGTCATCCCGGACGGCACGTTCGGGCCCATGCGCGGCCTCCGGAAGCTGCACCTCACCGGCAATGACTTCTCCGGGCCAGTGCCCGGATCCATCACGTCGCCGCGGCTCCTGGAGCTGTCGCTCGCGAACAACCGCTTTGACGGCCCGCTGCCGGATTTCTCGCAGCCCGAGCTGAGGTTCGTCGACGTCTCCAACAACAACCTCTCCGGCCCGATCCCCGAAGGCCTCAGCCGCTTCAACTCGAGCATGTTCGCAG GCAACAAGTTCCTCTGTGGCAAACCACTGGACGTCGCCTGTGATAACTCGGGGTTGCCGCGCTCCGGCATGTCGACCATAATGATCATCGCCATCGTGCTCATCATCCTCGGCGTGCTCCTCTGCGCTGCGGGCGTCGCCACGGGCGTCCTCGGCCGCCGGCGCACGCCGAGGCGTGCGGTGGCCGAGACGCTCGGCAGCGGCGACCAGACGCCTTCCAACCCCAAGCTCCAGACGCCGCCGGCCGTCAACATCGACCAGGCCGCCTGTGCTGGCCAGCCTCGCGCCGGTGCCGCGGCAGCAGCAGGGGGCGCCGCCGCGGCGAAGCGCCCCCGCCGCGACGAGCACGGGCGGCTGGTGTTCATCCAGGAGGGCCGCACCCGGTTCGAGATCGAGGACCTGCTCCGGGCGTCGGCCGAGGTGCTGGGCAGCGGCAACTTCGGGTCTTCGTACAAGGCGACGCTCTGCGATGGGCAGGCGGTGGTGGTGAAGCGGTTCAAGGACATGAACGGCGTCGGGCGGGAGGACTTCTCGGAGCACATgcgccgcctcggccgcctCGCGCACCCCAACCTCCTCCCCCTTGTCGCCTACCTCTacaagaaggaggagaagctcCTCGTCACCGACTACAAAATCAATGGCAGCCTCGCCCAGGTTCTCCATG GTAACCGCGGATCGATCTTGGACTGGGGAAAGCGCCTGCGGATCATCAagggggcggcgcgggggctGGCGCACCTGTACGACGAGCTGCCAATGCTGACGGTGCCGCACGGGCACCTCAAATCGTCGAACGTGCTGCTCGACGGCGCGTTCGAGGCGGTACTGGCGGACTACGCGCTGGTGCCTGTGGTGACGGCGCAGGCCGCGGCGCAGGTGATGGTGGCGTACGAGGCGCCCGAGTGCATCGCGGCGCAGGGGAAGCCGTCCAAGAAGAGCGACGTGTGGAGCCTGGGGATCCTCATCCTCGAGGTGCTCACCGGCAAGTTCCCGGCGAACTACCTCCGGCAGGGGCGGCAGGGCACCGACCTCGCCGGGTGGGTGCACTCGGTCGTCACGGAGGAGCGAACCGACGAGGTGTTCGACAAGGATATCACGGGGGCCAGGGGCGCCGAGGCCGACATGGTGAAGCTGCTCCAGGTCGGCCTGGGATGCTGCGAGGCCGACGTCGACCGGAGGTGGGACCTCAAGACGGTCATCGCGCGCATCGACGAGATCCGGGAGCCCGAGCCCGCCGACGGCGACTCGTCGTTGTCCTTGGCGAGCGACGGCGAGCACCGGTCCTAA